The genomic interval TGGTCTCCTGGGTGGCCGCGGCCATCGGTGCCTTCGTCCCCGCCATCGGCTGGAAGGCCCAAGCTTTCGTCTTCGCCGCACTCCTCGCGATCCTCTTCCTGAGCTGAGGATCGAGACTTCCGGGCCGACTCCTCGAGTCGGCCTTTTCCAGATCTGAACTTCCCAGCAAGCTCGGATACCGGCACGCCGAAAGGCGGCTGTAAGAACGGGAGCAACTGATGCGTATTGCCGTCTTGACGGAGACGGACCCGATAGAACCACGGGTCGCGGCCGTCCCAGAAACGGTCAAGAAGTTCATCGGTCTGGGGTCCGATGTCGTCGTGCAATCGGGGGCCGGTGCCAAGGCCGGCGTTCCCGATGGCGAGTACGAGGCCGCCGGCGCCAAGATCGCCGGGAGCGCCGAGGAGGCTCTCTCCGGCGCCGACCTCGTCCTGAAGGTCCGCCGTCCGAACGCCGAGGAACTGGGCAAGATCCAGAAGGGCGCCACGGTCGTTGCGATCATGGACCCCTACGGCCACGAGGACGAGCTGAAGGCCGCCGCCGAGGCGGGTGTCAACACCTTTGCCATGGAGTTGATGCCCCGAATCACCCGCGCGCAGGTGATGGACGTCCTCTCCTCCCAAGCGAACCTCGCCGGCTACCGCGCCGTGGTCGATGGCGCTGCCGAGTACGGCCGCTCCCTGCCGATGATGATGACCGCCGCCGGTACCGTTCCGGCCGCGCGCATCTTCATCATGGGCGTCGGCGTCGCCGGCCTCCAGGCCATCGCCACCGCCCGCCGCATGGGTGCCGTGGTGACGGCCACCGACGTGCGGCCCGCTACCAAGGAACAGGTCGAATCGCTCGGCGCGAAGTTCGTCGCCGTCGAGGACGACGAGTTCAAGCAGGCCGAGACCTCCGGCGGCTACGCCAAGGAGATGTCGGCCGAGTATCAGAAGAAGCAGGCCGAGCTGGTCAAGGGCCACATCGCCAAGCAGGACATCGTCATCACCACGGCGCTGATTCCCGGCCGGCCCGCGCCGAAGCTCGTCTCCGAGGAGATGGTCGCTTCGATGAAGCCCGGCTCAGTGCTCGTCGACCTCGCGGTCGAGCGCGGCGGCAACGTTGCCGGCGCCAAGGCGGGTGAGATCGTCACCGTCGGCAACGGCGTGAAGATCGTCGGCCACGTCAACGTGCCGGGCCGCCTCGCGGCCACGGCGTCGAGCCTCTACGCCCGCAACCTCTACGCCTTCGTCGAGACCCTGATCGACAAGGAATCGAAGGCGCTGGCGGTGCAGTGGGACGATGAACTCGTCAAGGCCACCAATCTGACCCGCGACGGTCAGGTGGTCCACCCCAACTTTCAGCCCAAAGCCTGATCGGTCGCGGAGGATCTCACCATGGCAACCCCCCTTCCGCCCGTCTCGCCTGCAGAGCAGGCCCAGGCCGCTGCGTCGGCCGCACGCGCCGCGGCTGACATCGCCCATCAGAACGCCGCCCAGGCGCAGTCGATCGCCGACTCGCTCGGTCACGGTATCGCCGCCGCCACCCACGGCGCCGTCGATCCCACGGTGTTCCAGCTCGCGATCTTCGTGCTCGCGATCTTCGTCGGCTACTACGTCGTCTGGTCGGTGACGCCGGCCCTGCACACACCGCTGATGTCGGTGACCAACGCGATCTCGTCGGTCATCATCGTCGGCGCACTCCTGGCGGCCGGCGTGCCGCTCATCGAGAAGGGCACCGGCTGGGCCCGCTTCTTCGGCTTCATCGGTATCGTCCTCGCCTCCGTGAATATCTTCGGCGGCTTCCTCGTGACCCAGCGCATGCTCGGCATGTACAAGAAGAAGGCCTGAGGCGATGTCGGAAAACGTCTCATCCCTTCTCTACATCGTCGCCGGCGTCCTGTTCATCATGGCGCTGCGGGGACTCTCGCACCCCACCACGTCGCGACAGGGTAACCTGTACGGCATGATCGGCATGGCGCTCGCCGTGCTCACGACCCTGGTCGGCCATCCGCCGGCGGGAATCGGCGCCTGGGTCCTGGTGCTGCTCGGCCTCGGTATCGGTGGCGGCGCGGGCGCCGTGATCGCCAAGCGGGTGCCGATGACGGCGATGCCGCAGCTCGTCGCGGCCTTCCACTCGCTCGTCGGCCTCGCCGCCGTGGCGGGTGCGGCGGCAACGCTCTACGCCCCCCAGGCGGTCGGTATCCTCGAGAACGGCCACATCCACAAGGAGTCGCTGTTCGAGATGGCGCTGGGCGCGGCGATCGGCGCGATCACCTTCACCGGTTCGGTCATCGCCTTCGCCAAGCTCGACGGGCGCATGTCCGGCAAGCCGATCATGCTGCCGCAGCGGCACGCCATCAACATCGCCCTGGGCATCGCCCTGGTGGTTCTGATCGCCGTGTTCATCGGCAACGAGAGCAAGCTGGTCTTCTGGCTGATCGTGCTCCTGTCCTTCACCCTCGGCGGGCTGCTCATCATCCCGATCGGCGGCGCGGACATGCCGGTCGTCGTCTCGATGCTGAACTCCTACTCGGGCTGGGCGGCGGCCGGCATCGGCTTCACCCTGGGCAACCTCGCGCTCATCATCACGGGCTCGCTGGTCGGCTCCTCGGGCGCGATCCTGTCCTACATCATGTGCAAAGCGATGAACCGGTCGTTCATCTCGGTCATCCTCGGCGGCTTCGGCGGTGATTCCGCCGCGGCGGCCGGTGGCGGCCAGGTCGAGACGCGTCCCGTCAAGCAGGGCTCGGCCGACGATGCGGCCTACATCATGAAGAACGCCGAGCGCGTCATCATCGTGCCGGGCTACGGCATGGCGGTCGCCCAGGCCCAGCATAGCCTCCGCGAGATGGTGGACATGCTGAAGAAGGAAGGCGTGGAGGTGAAGTACGCCATCCACCCGGTGGCGGGCCGCATGCCGGGGCACATGAACGTGCTCCTGGCCGAAGCCAACGTACCCTACGACGAGGTGTTCGAGCTGGAAGACATCAACGGCGAGTTCCCGCAGGCCGACGTGGCCTTCGTGATCGGCGCCAACGACGTCACCAACCCGGCCGCCAAGACCGACAAGGCCTCGCCGATCTACGGCATGCCGATCCTCGACGTGGAGAAGGCCAAGACCGTCCTATTCATCAAGCGCGGCATGGGCTCGGGCTATGCCGGCGTCGAGAACGAGGTGTTCTTCCGCGACAACACAATGATGCTGTTCGGAGACGCCAAGAAGGTTGTCGACTCGATCGTCAAGAACCTCTGACCGGCCCAAACGACGGGCAGCGCGGCGGGGCGGGCGAGCAATCGTCCGCCCCGCTGTCGTTTGCGGGGCGCAGTCTTCGGGCACGGAAACGGCTATGGTCGGCCGCGTGACCGCCGCCATGCTCATCGATCCCTCCTCGGACCTCCCGCGTCCGTTCCTCGACGTCACCGCCTCGGCGCTCGGGCGGCCTTGGCGCGAGCGCTGCGGCGATCCGGGTCTCCAGGCACTCGCCGTAACGATGACGCAGGCCTACGGCCTGCCGGATCTGCTCGCCCGCGTCCTCGTCGGGCGCGGCGTGCGGCCGGCAGAGGCGGACGCCTACCTCGCCCCGCGCCTGCGCGACCTGATGCCGGATCCATCGGTGCTCGTGGAAATGGAAGCGGCGGTCGAGCGGCTGGCCCATGCCGTGCGCGCCCGCGAAGCGGTGGCGATCTTCGGCGATTACGACGTGGACGGGGCGGCGAGCGCGGCTCTGCTCGCCGACTATCTCCGGGCGCTCGGCGTACCGGTGCGCATCCACATCCCCGACCGCATCACGGAAGGATACGGCCCCAATGTCGGCGCCGTCACGACCCTGCGGGAGGAGGGCGCGGGCCTACTCGTTTGCGTCGATTGCGGTACCGCCGGCCACGAGCCGTTGGCCGCCGCCGCTTCTCTGGGCCTCGACGTGATCGTGCTCGACCACCACGGCGCGCCGGAAGAGCTTCCGCAGACGCGGGCCCTGGTCAATCCGAACCGTCTCGACGACCTGTCCGGCCTTGGCCATCTCTGCGCGGCGGGCGTGGTGTTCATGACCCTCGTCGCACTGGCCCGTCGGCTGCGGCGGGACGGCGTCTTCGCAACATCCGGCGAGCCACGCCTCACCGACTTCCTCGACCTCGTGGCGCTTGCCACCGTCGCCGACGTGGTGCCGCTCACCGGGCTCAACCGAGCCTTCGTCGTCCAGGGGCTCGCGGTGATGCGCGGGCGCGGGCGGCCGGGACTTGCGGCTCTGCTCGACGCGGCCGGACTGAGCGAGCCACCCGAAGCGTGGCATCTCGGCTTTCTCGTCGGGCCGCGGATCAATGCCGGCGGGCGGATCGGCGATGCCGGTCTCGGCGCGCGGCTGCTCACCACCGCCGACCCCATGGAAGCCCGTCGCATCGCCGAGGAACTCGATCGGCTCAACCGCGAGCGGCAGGCCATCGAGGCGCAAGCGGTCGCCGAGGCCGAGGCCGAGATGGATGCCCACCTCACCCGCGATCCGGACCGTCCGGTCCTGATCGCCGCCTCGCCCGAATGGCATCCCGGCATCGTCGGCCTCATCGCCGCCCGGCTCAAGGAGCGGTTCGGCCGGCCGGCTTTCGCCTTCGCGGTCAAGCCCGACGGCAGCGCCGTCGGCTCCGGCCGATCGGTCGTCGGTGCGGATCTCGGCGGTGCCGTGCGCAGCGCGGTCGAGGCGGGGCTCGCGGTCAAGGGCGGCGGGCATGCCATGGCCGCGGGCGTCACCCTCCTGCCGGGAGGCCTCGCCGCCTTCGGGGAGAGTCTCACCCAGGATCTCGTCGAGGCCGTCGGCCGGGCCCGCGCCGCCGAGGCGCTGTTGATCGACGGCACCGTGAGTGCCGGCGGGGCGACTGCCGAGCTGGTGCGCCTGATCCAACGGGCCGGGCCGTTCGGGCAGGGGGCGCCCGAGCCGGTGATGGCCTTGCCCCGCCATCGCATCGTCGATGCCGGCATCGTCGGCAACGGGCATGTCCGCGCCCGCCTCGTCAGCGGGGACGGGCAAGCGGTCGGCGCGATCGCGTTCCGCGCCGCGCAAGGACCGCTGGGGGTCGCCCTGCTCGGCGGGATCGGCCGGAGCTTCCACGTCGCCGGAACCCTCTCGTGCGACCGCTGGCGCGGTGCGGAGCGGGCCCAGGTGCGAATCTGCGACGTGGCGCCCTGTGGATAGAAATTGGGCCAAGCAGATCGGTTGACACCCGATCGCACCCTAATCATAAGGGCCTCGCCCACCGCGCGAGACATGCGGTGACCCGGTTTGGGGGAATGTCCCGAGCGGCAAAGGGGGCGGACTGTAAATCCGCTGCGTAAGCTTCGTAGGTTCGAGTCCTACTTCCCCCACCAAACTTCACGTTGCACAATCGCGGCCGATCAGTTCGTCGCCTGCCGAGGCTTTCGGCCTGCGGCGGCTGCGTAAAAAATTGCGCCTGTTCTGCCTGATCGCGGGGGGCGGCAAGCAAGCTGAACGCTCCTAGAAATGCAACCTGAAGAGAATGCGCGCTACCGCGTTCCCTTCGCCGTGCGGCACGATTCTTTTAGCAGCTAAGCGCTTTCGTGCGCAAAATTAGCGTGTGTTAGTTCAGTTCGGGCTCGAGTGCGCTAAGTTGCCGCAACAGGCCAAGGAAACCCAGTGCCAAACCCGCTCGTCCGCAAGCTGGAAAATTTCATCCGCCTTACTTCCGAAGAGAAGCAGGCGTTGGAGAAGATCGCTCAGCCGACACGAAGGCTCGGACCGCGTGAGGACGTGGTCGGCGATGGCGACTGGCCGCGTCATATCAATGTCGTGCTCGAAGGCTGGGCCTGCCGCTACAAGCAACTCGAGGACGGGCGCCGTCAGGTCATCTCGATCTTCCTGCCCGGTGATCTATGCGATCCGCATGTCTTCGTTCTGCGGAAGATGGATCACTCGCTTGGCACGCTGACCTCGGTGGTGGTCGCCGAGATTTCGGAATCCGCCATACGGGAGATCGCCCTGCAATACCCGCGCGTGGCGGAGGCGTTGTGGTGGGAAATGCTCGTGACGGCGGCGATTCAGCGCGAATGGACCGTCAGCCTCGGTCAGCGGCTGGCGACCGAGCGTCTCGGACATCTGTTTTGCGAACTGTTCCTTCGCCTTCGCGCTGTCGGAATGACGAACGACACGAGTTGCGAATTCCCCATAACCCAGGCCGATCTCGGGGATGCGATGGGGCTTTCTACCGTGCACATCAACCGCACCCTCAAAGAATTGCGGGCATCGGGCTTGATCCGCCTGCGTGGCCGACAGTTGACGATACCAGACTTCTCAGCACTCCAAGCCACCTCACTATTCGACTCGTCTTATCTGCATTACGAGCGCGATCCATTCAGCCAGAACGAGGATTAAAGATCGGCCGTTGGCCGATTTATCGTACTGAGATCAGCGAACGGCTAAGTCATGAACCGAGATCCGCGCGATAGACGCATTGAGGAGTTGGAGGCCGAGAATCGGCGTTTGCGCCGCTTCCTCGATGAGACGGGCTTGCCGGCCGAGCTGCGCCACAAGGTACGCAATACGCTTTCCATGCTGCGGGCGATCATCCGTCGCTCCGCCGAGACCAGCGACTCACTGGAAACCTATGTCGCCCATCTCGATGGGCGGCTCGAGGCGCTCGCCCACGTGCTCAATGCCCTGATGCGCAGCGTACCCGAAGGGATCACCTTGCATTCCCTCGTCGCGGACGAGCTGCTGGTTCATCTCGCGCGCGAGGGTGAGCAGGTCGCGATTTCCGGCCCGAGCCTCCTTCTGTGTCCAGGCGCGGCGGAGGTGATCGCCATGGCCATCCACGAACTGGCCGTGAATGCCGTCGAACACGGCGCCCTGACCGTGCCCCAGGGCCGCATCCACGTGGGTTGGACGCTGTCGCCGCCGACCGGGCCGTCCGGATCCCGCCCGCAATTGACCTTTGTCTGGGAAGAGAGTGGTCTCGCAAACCTCCCACCGGCGCCGTCTCACTGCGGCTTCGGCACCGAAGTGCTCACACGCAGCCTTCGTTATGAATTGAAGGCGGAGACGACCCTCACTTTCGAGCCGCATGGACTGCGCTGTACGATCAGCCTGCCGCTGCCGTCTCAGATCACTGTGGTCGAAGACGACGAATAGAACCGCGTCCCCGAACGCGCTGCGTGTCAC from Methylobacterium sp. AMS5 carries:
- a CDS encoding NAD(P)(+) transhydrogenase (Re/Si-specific) subunit beta; this encodes MSENVSSLLYIVAGVLFIMALRGLSHPTTSRQGNLYGMIGMALAVLTTLVGHPPAGIGAWVLVLLGLGIGGGAGAVIAKRVPMTAMPQLVAAFHSLVGLAAVAGAAATLYAPQAVGILENGHIHKESLFEMALGAAIGAITFTGSVIAFAKLDGRMSGKPIMLPQRHAINIALGIALVVLIAVFIGNESKLVFWLIVLLSFTLGGLLIIPIGGADMPVVVSMLNSYSGWAAAGIGFTLGNLALIITGSLVGSSGAILSYIMCKAMNRSFISVILGGFGGDSAAAAGGGQVETRPVKQGSADDAAYIMKNAERVIIVPGYGMAVAQAQHSLREMVDMLKKEGVEVKYAIHPVAGRMPGHMNVLLAEANVPYDEVFELEDINGEFPQADVAFVIGANDVTNPAAKTDKASPIYGMPILDVEKAKTVLFIKRGMGSGYAGVENEVFFRDNTMMLFGDAKKVVDSIVKNL
- the recJ gene encoding single-stranded-DNA-specific exonuclease RecJ, coding for MVGRVTAAMLIDPSSDLPRPFLDVTASALGRPWRERCGDPGLQALAVTMTQAYGLPDLLARVLVGRGVRPAEADAYLAPRLRDLMPDPSVLVEMEAAVERLAHAVRAREAVAIFGDYDVDGAASAALLADYLRALGVPVRIHIPDRITEGYGPNVGAVTTLREEGAGLLVCVDCGTAGHEPLAAAASLGLDVIVLDHHGAPEELPQTRALVNPNRLDDLSGLGHLCAAGVVFMTLVALARRLRRDGVFATSGEPRLTDFLDLVALATVADVVPLTGLNRAFVVQGLAVMRGRGRPGLAALLDAAGLSEPPEAWHLGFLVGPRINAGGRIGDAGLGARLLTTADPMEARRIAEELDRLNRERQAIEAQAVAEAEAEMDAHLTRDPDRPVLIAASPEWHPGIVGLIAARLKERFGRPAFAFAVKPDGSAVGSGRSVVGADLGGAVRSAVEAGLAVKGGGHAMAAGVTLLPGGLAAFGESLTQDLVEAVGRARAAEALLIDGTVSAGGATAELVRLIQRAGPFGQGAPEPVMALPRHRIVDAGIVGNGHVRARLVSGDGQAVGAIAFRAAQGPLGVALLGGIGRSFHVAGTLSCDRWRGAERAQVRICDVAPCG
- a CDS encoding proton-translocating transhydrogenase family protein produces the protein MATPLPPVSPAEQAQAAASAARAAADIAHQNAAQAQSIADSLGHGIAAATHGAVDPTVFQLAIFVLAIFVGYYVVWSVTPALHTPLMSVTNAISSVIIVGALLAAGVPLIEKGTGWARFFGFIGIVLASVNIFGGFLVTQRMLGMYKKKA
- a CDS encoding Re/Si-specific NAD(P)(+) transhydrogenase subunit alpha encodes the protein MRIAVLTETDPIEPRVAAVPETVKKFIGLGSDVVVQSGAGAKAGVPDGEYEAAGAKIAGSAEEALSGADLVLKVRRPNAEELGKIQKGATVVAIMDPYGHEDELKAAAEAGVNTFAMELMPRITRAQVMDVLSSQANLAGYRAVVDGAAEYGRSLPMMMTAAGTVPAARIFIMGVGVAGLQAIATARRMGAVVTATDVRPATKEQVESLGAKFVAVEDDEFKQAETSGGYAKEMSAEYQKKQAELVKGHIAKQDIVITTALIPGRPAPKLVSEEMVASMKPGSVLVDLAVERGGNVAGAKAGEIVTVGNGVKIVGHVNVPGRLAATASSLYARNLYAFVETLIDKESKALAVQWDDELVKATNLTRDGQVVHPNFQPKA
- a CDS encoding HWE histidine kinase domain-containing protein, with amino-acid sequence MNRDPRDRRIEELEAENRRLRRFLDETGLPAELRHKVRNTLSMLRAIIRRSAETSDSLETYVAHLDGRLEALAHVLNALMRSVPEGITLHSLVADELLVHLAREGEQVAISGPSLLLCPGAAEVIAMAIHELAVNAVEHGALTVPQGRIHVGWTLSPPTGPSGSRPQLTFVWEESGLANLPPAPSHCGFGTEVLTRSLRYELKAETTLTFEPHGLRCTISLPLPSQITVVEDDE
- a CDS encoding Crp/Fnr family transcriptional regulator — translated: MPNPLVRKLENFIRLTSEEKQALEKIAQPTRRLGPREDVVGDGDWPRHINVVLEGWACRYKQLEDGRRQVISIFLPGDLCDPHVFVLRKMDHSLGTLTSVVVAEISESAIREIALQYPRVAEALWWEMLVTAAIQREWTVSLGQRLATERLGHLFCELFLRLRAVGMTNDTSCEFPITQADLGDAMGLSTVHINRTLKELRASGLIRLRGRQLTIPDFSALQATSLFDSSYLHYERDPFSQNED